The Blautia hydrogenotrophica DSM 10507 genome window below encodes:
- the rnr gene encoding ribonuclease R — protein sequence MKREKLEKRKKVVLSLLLHPQYKPMRAKEIAMIFELPKGRRKELYPVLDALVEEGKIVTDRRGRYEAAERAKSKKKEKDKKNAYIEGIFVGHPKGFGFVEIEGQEDVYISEEDTKQAVHQDRVRIRLKEKASGGRRMQGEVVKILEHTLTEVVGTFEKSKKYGFVIPDNLKFSKDIFIPQENTNGARHGDKVVVQLVHYGSKKKSPEGKITEILGNIREPGVDILAVVKSHGIPTEFPPKVQKQAWRIPDHVLGGDYAGRLDLRSWTIVTIDGEDAKDLDDGVSLTWDEEGYHLGVHIADVTNYVQEGSALDVEAQKRGTSVYLADRVIPMLPPRLSNGICSLNQGQERLALSCLMDLDKNGKVIHHRIAETVIQVKERMNYSDVRDILAGDSPELLERYEELVPMFQKMEKLSGLIRKERKRRGAVDFDFPESKILLSRSGRPIDIVPHETNTATRLIEDFMLLANETVAKEFCCRELPFVYRTHDRPDSEKMEVLLTLLRSQKIPVQKAHAEVTPGEVQKIMKYIQGSPKEAQISRMILRSMKQAQYTTQCSGHFGLAAEYYCHFTSPIRRYPDLQIHRIIKEHLRGRLSQERQQHYRRILDEVARQSSVTERRAEEAEREVEKMKKAEYMSYHIGEIYQGVISGVTGWGFYVELPNTVEGLVHVNSLRRDYFVYDSQKQELVGELTKKTYALGDRVTVRVADADCVMKTVDFVVQSDRDDEDESTKERDRI from the coding sequence GTGAAAAGAGAAAAACTGGAAAAAAGAAAAAAAGTAGTGTTGAGTCTGTTGCTGCATCCACAGTATAAGCCTATGAGGGCGAAGGAGATCGCAATGATTTTCGAGCTTCCCAAGGGCAGGAGAAAGGAGCTCTATCCGGTCTTAGATGCCCTTGTGGAAGAGGGGAAGATCGTTACAGACCGCAGAGGCCGCTACGAGGCTGCTGAGAGGGCAAAAAGTAAGAAAAAAGAAAAAGATAAGAAAAATGCATATATAGAAGGGATTTTCGTCGGGCATCCAAAAGGATTTGGGTTCGTGGAAATCGAAGGTCAGGAGGATGTTTACATTTCAGAGGAGGATACCAAACAGGCTGTGCACCAGGACCGCGTTCGGATTCGCTTAAAAGAGAAAGCATCGGGCGGACGGCGTATGCAAGGAGAAGTGGTTAAAATTCTGGAACATACGCTGACAGAAGTGGTGGGAACTTTTGAAAAGAGTAAGAAATACGGTTTTGTAATTCCAGATAATTTGAAGTTCTCAAAAGACATTTTTATTCCTCAGGAGAATACCAACGGTGCACGCCACGGCGATAAAGTTGTAGTGCAGCTTGTTCACTATGGCAGCAAGAAAAAAAGTCCAGAGGGAAAAATAACAGAAATATTGGGAAATATTCGTGAGCCAGGTGTGGACATTCTAGCAGTTGTGAAAAGTCATGGAATTCCCACCGAATTTCCGCCGAAAGTTCAAAAACAGGCCTGGCGTATCCCAGATCACGTGTTAGGTGGAGACTACGCAGGACGACTGGATTTGAGAAGCTGGACGATTGTGACAATTGACGGGGAAGATGCCAAGGATTTGGATGACGGAGTCTCACTTACCTGGGATGAGGAGGGATACCATCTGGGGGTTCACATTGCCGATGTGACCAACTATGTACAGGAGGGAAGTGCTCTGGATGTGGAGGCTCAGAAAAGAGGGACCAGCGTGTATCTGGCAGATCGAGTGATTCCCATGTTGCCGCCTAGACTGTCCAATGGTATCTGTTCTTTGAATCAAGGGCAGGAGCGTTTAGCTCTCAGCTGTTTGATGGATCTTGACAAAAATGGAAAGGTGATTCATCATAGGATTGCTGAGACTGTGATACAGGTAAAGGAACGGATGAACTATTCGGATGTGCGAGACATTTTGGCAGGAGATTCACCTGAACTTTTGGAACGGTATGAGGAACTCGTCCCGATGTTCCAAAAGATGGAGAAACTGTCTGGCTTGATTCGGAAGGAGAGAAAAAGGCGAGGAGCGGTTGATTTTGATTTTCCTGAGAGTAAGATTTTACTCAGCCGTTCTGGACGTCCGATTGACATTGTTCCCCATGAAACCAATACGGCCACAAGGCTGATCGAAGATTTTATGCTTCTGGCCAATGAGACTGTGGCAAAAGAGTTCTGTTGCCGAGAGCTTCCGTTTGTCTACCGCACGCATGACAGACCTGATTCGGAGAAGATGGAGGTACTGTTGACATTGCTGCGGAGTCAAAAAATACCAGTTCAAAAAGCACATGCGGAAGTCACACCTGGAGAAGTGCAGAAAATAATGAAATATATCCAGGGAAGTCCCAAAGAAGCGCAGATTAGCCGTATGATACTGCGCAGTATGAAGCAGGCGCAGTATACGACTCAGTGTAGCGGGCATTTTGGCCTGGCGGCAGAATACTACTGTCATTTTACCTCGCCAATTCGCCGTTACCCGGATCTACAGATACACCGCATTATCAAAGAACATCTGCGGGGGAGATTAAGCCAGGAGAGACAACAGCATTACCGGCGGATTTTAGACGAGGTTGCCAGACAGTCCAGTGTGACAGAACGGCGTGCAGAGGAAGCTGAGCGTGAAGTGGAAAAAATGAAGAAAGCAGAGTATATGTCTTATCACATCGGAGAGATTTATCAGGGGGTCATCAGTGGCGTCACAGGATGGGGATTTTATGTGGAGCTGCCAAACACGGTAGAAGGACTAGTTCATGTCAATTCACTTCGGAGAGATTACTTTGTGTATGATTCACAGAAACAGGAATTGGTCGGCGAACTGACAAAGAAGACTTATGCTCTAGGAGATAGGGTCACGGTGAGGGTGGCAGATGCGGACTGCGTGATGAAAACGGTGGATTTTGTGGTGCAGTCAGACAGAGATGACGAGGATGAAAGTACGAAAGAGCGAGACAGGATATAG
- a CDS encoding ribbon-helix-helix domain-containing protein: protein MTTNRGLKNRTAISTAIDKELYQKLKDYSDKTGIPLSKLFDKAIAMYLESVDK from the coding sequence ATGACTACAAACAGAGGTCTTAAAAACAGAACCGCTATATCTACTGCCATTGACAAGGAATTGTATCAAAAACTAAAGGATTATTCTGATAAAACTGGAATACCATTAAGCAAATTATTTGATAAAGCTATTGCAATGTATCTTGAGTCTGTTGATAAATAA
- a CDS encoding DUF4417 domain-containing protein — MAERYTRYSTVNDVMKEFLIYGAELTKMGYPILPMVQTVPSNTVDFSESLSRKLKGHKRLNVNFFVDDEKFERLYSAPDRYIEHLKCFESICGLDFSIDTQMPLVMQMWNKYRSMALDWYLTLQGIKVIPNVNIVPYEGRKWLLDGIPKYSTVCCSTNGRIRSKRAREEFCDGFYQMCSKLEPTRIIVVGRLPDELRDLTKVINLKARNQRMNERFGKDKYGDK, encoded by the coding sequence ATGGCTGAACGATATACGAGATATTCAACAGTAAATGATGTGATGAAAGAATTTTTGATCTATGGAGCAGAATTGACGAAAATGGGGTATCCAATACTTCCGATGGTACAAACCGTACCATCTAACACCGTAGATTTTTCCGAAAGCTTATCGAGAAAATTGAAGGGACATAAACGATTGAATGTGAATTTCTTTGTGGACGATGAAAAATTTGAACGTTTGTACTCAGCACCAGATAGATATATAGAACATCTTAAATGTTTTGAATCAATTTGTGGTCTTGATTTTTCCATTGATACACAGATGCCGCTTGTTATGCAGATGTGGAATAAGTACCGAAGCATGGCCTTAGATTGGTATTTAACTTTACAGGGCATTAAAGTTATCCCAAATGTAAATATTGTCCCGTATGAGGGGCGAAAATGGCTTTTAGATGGGATTCCTAAATATAGTACAGTATGTTGCAGTACAAACGGAAGAATAAGGTCTAAAAGAGCTAGAGAAGAATTTTGTGACGGTTTTTATCAGATGTGTAGCAAATTAGAACCAACAAGAATTATAGTTGTGGGGAGGCTGCCAGATGAATTGAGGGATTTAACAAAAGTTATAAATCTTAAAGCAAGAAATCAAAGAATGAATGAAAGATTCGGAAAGGATAAATATGGGGACAAGTAG
- the secG gene encoding preprotein translocase subunit SecG has product MEILKMILTVIFFLDCIVLTVIVLMQEGKQQGLGVIAGAADTYWGRNKGRSMEGGLIKATRILGALFFVLALVLNMKFW; this is encoded by the coding sequence GTGGAAATTCTGAAAATGATTTTGACAGTGATATTTTTTCTTGACTGTATCGTTTTGACAGTTATTGTTTTAATGCAAGAAGGTAAACAGCAGGGACTGGGAGTGATCGCAGGAGCTGCGGACACGTACTGGGGCAGGAATAAGGGCCGTTCCATGGAAGGCGGACTGATAAAGGCGACCAGAATTTTAGGTGCTCTGTTTTTTGTGTTAGCTTTAGTTTTGAACATGAAGTTTTGGTAA
- a CDS encoding alanine/glycine:cation symporter family protein: MFQDFLTWLNDFMYTYILIFLLVGCGLYYSIRTRFVQVRKIKDVLSILKEKANSDGSDTKQVSSFQALMISTASRVGTGNIAGIATAIAAGGPGAVFWMWLMAVIGGSSAFAESTLAQIYKVKDGADFRGGPSYYIERALHSRKLGILFSIALIACFSYGFNGLQSYNISSALPYYIANYNDTIWPAVIGLILAVLTGLVIFGGVHRIGFITSVIVPIMATCYILLGLFVTLTNITQLPGVFALIFSEALNPKAIAGGFAGSAVVIGIKRGLFSNEAGMGSAPNAAASALVSHPAKQGLVQTLSVFIDTLVICSTTAMMLLISQVPGESGVLDGIPYVQEAVKSSIGEVGIHFITLAIFFFAFSSLVGNYYYAESNIRFIKDNKIVLNVFRCTCLIAIFLGAQADFSTVWNLADILMGFMAIINIFAILALSNIVIRTLKNYETQKKAGKDPVFKASDIGLDNTDCWK, translated from the coding sequence ATGTTTCAAGACTTTCTGACCTGGCTGAACGATTTTATGTACACCTACATTTTAATTTTCCTTCTGGTTGGCTGCGGACTTTACTATTCCATCCGCACACGTTTTGTTCAGGTACGTAAAATTAAAGACGTTCTTTCTATCTTAAAAGAAAAAGCGAATTCTGACGGCAGCGATACGAAACAGGTATCCTCCTTCCAGGCCTTGATGATCTCGACCGCGTCCCGTGTCGGCACCGGCAACATTGCTGGAATTGCCACTGCAATTGCCGCTGGAGGACCGGGAGCAGTCTTTTGGATGTGGCTTATGGCAGTCATCGGCGGTTCCTCTGCTTTCGCAGAATCTACTCTGGCTCAGATTTACAAAGTCAAAGACGGAGCCGATTTCCGCGGAGGGCCTTCCTACTATATCGAGCGTGCTCTACACAGTCGAAAATTGGGAATTCTCTTCTCCATCGCTCTTATCGCATGTTTCTCTTACGGATTTAACGGCCTACAGTCTTACAACATTTCTTCCGCTTTGCCTTACTACATCGCGAACTATAATGACACCATATGGCCAGCCGTCATCGGTCTGATTTTAGCTGTCCTCACAGGTCTTGTCATTTTTGGTGGAGTTCACAGAATTGGTTTCATCACCTCTGTCATCGTGCCGATTATGGCCACCTGTTACATTTTATTGGGACTTTTTGTTACTCTCACCAATATCACACAACTTCCCGGAGTGTTCGCCCTGATCTTCAGTGAAGCCTTGAATCCCAAAGCTATCGCCGGCGGTTTCGCGGGCAGCGCTGTAGTCATAGGTATTAAACGAGGACTCTTTTCCAACGAAGCAGGTATGGGTTCCGCACCTAATGCAGCCGCCTCAGCTTTGGTTTCCCACCCTGCAAAACAAGGACTGGTTCAGACTTTATCAGTATTTATCGATACTTTGGTCATCTGCTCCACCACAGCCATGATGCTGCTGATCTCCCAGGTACCCGGAGAATCTGGTGTTCTAGATGGAATTCCTTATGTACAGGAAGCCGTAAAGAGCAGTATTGGAGAAGTTGGAATTCATTTCATCACCTTGGCGATCTTTTTCTTTGCCTTCTCTAGCCTTGTGGGAAATTATTATTACGCAGAGTCCAATATTCGTTTCATCAAAGACAATAAAATCGTATTAAACGTATTTCGCTGTACTTGTCTGATTGCTATTTTCCTCGGTGCACAGGCCGATTTCTCTACCGTGTGGAACCTAGCTGATATCCTGATGGGCTTTATGGCTATCATTAATATCTTCGCGATTTTGGCACTGAGCAACATCGTCATCCGAACTTTGAAAAATTATGAAACTCAGAAAAAAGCAGGAAAAGACCCCGTGTTCAAAGCATCCGACATTGGTCTAGACAATACAGACTGCTGGAAATAA
- the smpB gene encoding SsrA-binding protein SmpB, protein MGKKESIRLIANNKKAFHDYFIDDTYEAGVELFGTEVKSLRNGKCSIKEAFIRIEKGEVYVYGMHVSPYEKGNIFNKDPLRVKKLLLHRYEIQKLEGKIAQKGYTLVPLKVYFKGSLVKVEVGLARGKKLYDKRQDIAKKDQKREAQREFKIKNL, encoded by the coding sequence ATGGGAAAAAAAGAAAGTATAAGGTTGATTGCCAACAATAAAAAGGCGTTTCACGATTATTTCATTGACGATACTTATGAGGCAGGTGTGGAGCTGTTTGGCACAGAAGTGAAGTCTCTCAGAAACGGAAAGTGCAGTATCAAGGAAGCGTTTATCCGAATAGAAAAGGGGGAAGTATATGTGTATGGAATGCATGTCAGCCCCTACGAAAAGGGAAATATTTTTAACAAAGATCCTCTGAGAGTAAAGAAACTTTTGCTTCACCGGTATGAAATTCAAAAATTGGAGGGCAAAATTGCGCAGAAAGGCTACACGCTGGTTCCTCTAAAAGTGTATTTCAAGGGGAGCTTGGTGAAAGTGGAAGTGGGACTGGCCAGAGGAAAGAAGCTCTACGACAAGAGACAGGACATTGCAAAGAAAGATCAGAAAAGAGAAGCACAGAGGGAATTTAAAATAAAGAATCTTTAG
- a CDS encoding DUF2828 family protein, which translates to MNFSDVMREESKWTKTENGADAKNTTDSALLDMFATIGAMRTRSEDEIVKKFELAFQEDSLGAMRCLFYARDIHGGLGERRVFRVLLTYIANKHTEELRKNIDKIPEYGRWDDVYSLVGTKLEDNMWDDVKYQLLKDKVLMKNEESSSLLAKWLKKADASSPNTRKLGIYTAKKLGMSVYDYKRLCNRLRKHIDVVEQRMSARQWDTINYPAVPSRAMMNYRKAFARHDQERFEEYINKVSSGEQKINAATLYPYDIVEKILYHSENSKVLEAQWDNLPNYVDGDVNAVVMADVSGSMYGRPMATSIGLAMYFAERNKGAYHNLFMTFSGRPKFVEIKGNTITQKINFISRASWQMNTDLEAALMKILDVAIENHCSQEEMPKSLIIISDMEIDCCTNQKHRENFYDYVSRVYKEHGYKIPNVVFWNVNSRHDVFLADKNRKGVQLVSGQSVSTFKNLIGCVDKTPVEMMYSVLNSDRYQAIQI; encoded by the coding sequence ATGAATTTTTCAGATGTAATGAGAGAAGAAAGCAAGTGGACAAAGACCGAGAACGGAGCAGACGCAAAGAATACTACGGATTCTGCTTTGCTGGATATGTTTGCGACTATCGGTGCCATGCGTACCAGATCAGAGGATGAGATTGTCAAGAAATTTGAGCTGGCATTTCAGGAAGACTCGTTAGGCGCTATGCGTTGCCTGTTCTATGCCAGAGACATTCATGGAGGTTTAGGCGAGCGCCGTGTGTTCCGTGTTCTTTTGACATACATAGCAAATAAGCATACAGAAGAATTAAGAAAGAACATAGATAAAATACCAGAATACGGACGCTGGGACGACGTTTATTCTCTCGTCGGAACGAAATTAGAGGATAATATGTGGGATGATGTAAAGTATCAACTTTTAAAAGATAAAGTATTGATGAAGAATGAAGAGTCGTCTTCCCTTCTCGCTAAATGGCTCAAAAAGGCTGATGCTTCTAGCCCGAACACTCGGAAACTGGGAATTTATACGGCAAAGAAGTTAGGAATGTCCGTATATGACTATAAACGTCTTTGTAATCGCCTGAGAAAGCATATTGATGTTGTGGAGCAGCGCATGTCGGCCCGCCAGTGGGATACCATTAATTATCCGGCGGTTCCATCCAGGGCAATGATGAATTACCGAAAGGCATTTGCTCGTCACGATCAGGAACGTTTTGAAGAATATATAAACAAAGTTTCCTCTGGCGAACAGAAAATCAATGCAGCCACTCTTTATCCGTATGACATTGTTGAGAAAATTTTGTATCACAGTGAGAATAGCAAGGTTCTGGAGGCTCAATGGGATAATCTGCCAAACTACGTTGATGGAGATGTAAACGCAGTGGTTATGGCGGATGTGTCAGGCTCCATGTATGGCAGACCGATGGCAACCTCTATTGGACTGGCAATGTACTTCGCAGAGCGAAACAAAGGTGCATACCATAATCTGTTTATGACATTCTCTGGTCGCCCGAAGTTCGTGGAGATAAAAGGAAATACCATAACTCAAAAAATCAACTTCATTTCAAGAGCAAGTTGGCAGATGAATACAGACCTTGAAGCTGCCCTGATGAAGATTCTGGATGTGGCGATTGAAAATCATTGTTCACAGGAAGAAATGCCGAAATCTCTCATTATCATTTCAGATATGGAGATTGATTGCTGCACAAACCAGAAACATAGAGAGAATTTCTACGATTATGTTTCCAGAGTATATAAGGAACATGGGTATAAAATCCCGAATGTAGTTTTCTGGAATGTTAATAGCAGGCATGATGTATTTCTGGCAGATAAGAACCGAAAGGGTGTGCAGCTTGTTTCTGGACAGTCCGTAAGCACATTTAAAAACCTGATCGGTTGCGTGGATAAGACACCGGTTGAAATGATGTATTCCGTCCTGAACAGTGACCGCTATCAGGCGATTCAGATTTGA
- the eno gene encoding phosphopyruvate hydratase, whose product MFRYLPIRRVYARQVLDSRGNPTVEVEVTVGEGVIGVNGYTGRAIVPSGASTGKFEAVELRDGEKGKYVGLSVEKAVNNVNTKLAEAIVGENALSQEYIDSLLLETDGTENKSNVGANAMLGVSMAVARAAALALRLPLYQYLGGVHVKRMPVPMMNILNGGVHADNTVDLQEFMIMPVGACDFSEGLRMCAEIYQFLKILLKEKGLSTGVGDEGGFAPDLSNSSDVLELIVEAIKRAGYEPGEQIAIALDAAASELYDEERNVYYFPGESKMRGEEVLRDCQEMVEYYRELTEKYPIVSIEDGLHEDDWEGWKLLTKELGDRVQLVGDDLFVTNIKRLRCGIKLGVANAILIKVNQIGTLSEALDAVDMAHRAGYRAVISHRSGETEDPFIADLAVATGAGQIKTGAPCRSDRNAKYNQLLRIHDYLGETAVYEHPFCKETDCKE is encoded by the coding sequence ATGTTTCGTTATTTACCGATACGAAGGGTATACGCAAGACAAGTCCTAGACTCCCGGGGAAATCCTACGGTGGAAGTAGAGGTAACTGTGGGTGAGGGCGTCATTGGAGTGAATGGATATACAGGAAGAGCCATTGTGCCGTCAGGGGCATCCACAGGTAAATTTGAGGCAGTAGAACTCAGAGACGGAGAGAAGGGAAAATACGTAGGTCTAAGTGTAGAGAAGGCTGTAAACAACGTGAACACCAAATTGGCAGAAGCGATTGTGGGAGAAAACGCACTTAGCCAGGAATATATTGATTCTTTGCTATTAGAGACGGACGGGACAGAAAATAAGAGCAATGTCGGTGCAAACGCAATGTTGGGAGTGTCAATGGCGGTAGCACGGGCAGCAGCGCTCGCGTTAAGACTACCTCTGTATCAATATTTGGGCGGAGTGCATGTAAAAAGGATGCCTGTGCCGATGATGAATATTTTAAACGGCGGTGTTCATGCGGACAATACCGTAGACCTCCAAGAATTTATGATTATGCCGGTAGGCGCCTGTGATTTCTCAGAAGGACTCAGAATGTGTGCTGAGATCTATCAATTTTTGAAAATACTGCTGAAAGAGAAGGGGTTGTCTACAGGAGTTGGAGATGAAGGCGGGTTCGCGCCGGATTTATCCAACTCTTCAGATGTTCTGGAACTGATTGTGGAAGCGATAAAGAGAGCTGGATATGAGCCAGGAGAGCAGATTGCGATTGCACTAGATGCCGCCGCCAGTGAACTGTATGACGAAGAGAGGAATGTCTATTACTTCCCGGGAGAGAGTAAGATGAGAGGGGAGGAGGTGCTTAGAGATTGCCAGGAGATGGTAGAATATTACCGGGAACTGACAGAGAAATATCCGATTGTATCCATAGAAGATGGACTTCATGAAGACGACTGGGAGGGTTGGAAACTACTCACCAAAGAGCTGGGAGACCGTGTGCAGCTTGTGGGCGACGATCTCTTTGTCACAAATATTAAACGGCTGCGCTGCGGCATAAAGCTGGGAGTAGCCAACGCGATTTTGATCAAAGTCAATCAAATCGGCACCCTATCGGAAGCTTTAGATGCTGTAGATATGGCACATCGGGCTGGATACCGGGCTGTGATTTCTCACCGTTCCGGAGAGACAGAAGATCCGTTTATTGCAGATCTCGCCGTGGCTACCGGAGCCGGGCAGATTAAGACAGGCGCTCCTTGCAGATCAGACAGAAATGCGAAATACAATCAGCTTTTGCGTATCCATGATTATCTGGGGGAGACCGCAGTGTATGAACATCCATTCTGTAAAGAGACAGACTGTAAGGAATGA
- the nhaC gene encoding Na+/H+ antiporter NhaC has product MIAGILVFGLDEHVLLVCCVAIIGVACVILGYSWDEILDGMVKGTIKAMPALFFFFLIGMAIGAWVQCGTLPALIYYGLDILSPGWFLPATLIITSLTSISTGSSWTTAGTVGVVLLGIGTTMGLPQPLIAGCILSGAYFGDKMSPLSDTTNLAPAIAGTDVFKHIGAMMYTAVPVYLICLVIYSIIGFQYTNVELDIEGIAEIQAAISGTFTVSPIVLIPLIVVLILSICKFPAIPSLLIGIIVSYPIAAIYQGAHISSFFDVLNNGNVYSTGVEIVDELLNRGGMQEMMWTFSLGILALILGGLITMSGILKVLIGKIITRLPSRRLLPACTIFTGVAGCACLGEQYMSIVLTGELYKDVYPENGLKRQMLSRCVEESATVTAPLFPWTTCGAFMYASLGISPFVFAPYAFVNWLTPLVGILLPLTGLTLLTENADEQVHLFKRKKTT; this is encoded by the coding sequence TTGATCGCCGGCATCCTGGTATTCGGTTTGGATGAGCACGTGCTTTTAGTCTGCTGTGTGGCGATCATTGGAGTGGCCTGCGTAATCCTGGGATATTCCTGGGATGAGATCTTGGACGGTATGGTCAAAGGAACAATAAAGGCTATGCCTGCACTTTTCTTCTTTTTCCTGATCGGTATGGCAATCGGTGCTTGGGTACAATGCGGCACACTACCCGCTTTGATTTACTATGGATTGGACATTCTTTCCCCTGGTTGGTTCTTACCTGCGACTTTGATTATCACTTCGCTGACCTCCATCAGTACAGGAAGTTCCTGGACTACTGCCGGAACCGTCGGCGTCGTACTTTTAGGAATCGGCACTACCATGGGCCTCCCTCAGCCATTGATCGCAGGTTGTATTCTGTCAGGAGCATATTTTGGAGACAAAATGTCCCCTTTGTCCGATACTACAAACCTGGCTCCGGCTATCGCGGGAACAGATGTATTTAAACATATCGGCGCAATGATGTATACGGCAGTCCCTGTCTATCTCATCTGCCTGGTCATATATTCCATCATAGGGTTTCAATATACGAACGTAGAGCTGGACATTGAAGGAATCGCTGAGATTCAAGCCGCAATCAGTGGCACCTTTACGGTCTCACCAATAGTTCTAATTCCGCTAATCGTGGTATTAATTCTCAGTATCTGTAAATTCCCCGCAATTCCATCTCTGCTGATTGGTATCATCGTATCCTATCCTATTGCAGCTATTTACCAAGGAGCACATATTTCTTCCTTCTTTGATGTGCTAAATAATGGAAACGTATACTCCACAGGAGTCGAAATCGTAGACGAACTACTCAACCGTGGAGGTATGCAAGAAATGATGTGGACCTTCTCTTTAGGTATTTTAGCTCTCATCCTAGGCGGCCTAATTACCATGAGCGGAATCTTAAAGGTTTTGATCGGAAAAATCATCACACGCTTACCATCTCGCCGGTTACTTCCTGCCTGTACTATCTTTACGGGAGTCGCAGGTTGTGCCTGTCTTGGCGAACAGTACATGAGCATTGTACTGACGGGAGAATTGTACAAAGACGTCTACCCGGAAAATGGCCTGAAACGCCAGATGCTCTCCCGCTGTGTGGAGGAAAGTGCCACCGTCACAGCACCTTTATTCCCTTGGACTACCTGCGGAGCTTTCATGTATGCATCACTGGGTATTTCACCGTTTGTGTTCGCCCCTTACGCATTCGTGAACTGGCTGACCCCTCTGGTCGGTATTCTGTTGCCACTGACCGGTCTTACTCTCCTAACTGAGAATGCAGACGAACAGGTACACCTTTTCAAAAGAAAGAAGACCACTTAA
- a CDS encoding DUF2442 domain-containing protein, giving the protein MIPRIKSVKPHENYILYVIFDDGKECLYNVKEDIDSIEQYKDLETIQGLFEQAQLDESRTCVFWNEYIDLASDTIYEYGKEVE; this is encoded by the coding sequence ATGATACCAAGAATAAAGAGCGTAAAACCACATGAAAATTATATTTTATATGTTATTTTTGATGATGGGAAAGAATGCTTGTATAATGTAAAAGAAGATATAGACAGCATAGAACAGTATAAGGATTTGGAAACAATACAAGGACTTTTTGAACAAGCACAGCTTGACGAAAGTCGAACGTGCGTTTTTTGGAATGAATATATTGATCTAGCAAGTGACACAATATATGAATACGGGAAAGAGGTTGAATAA
- a CDS encoding recombinase family protein, with protein MKIGYVRVSAADQNVARQIKAMQEEGVEKIYIDKQSGKDFNRPEYKKMISSLKHGDVLVLHSIDRLGRNYEEILEQWRIITKEIKADVIVQDMPLLNTTISRDLDGTFIADLVLQILSYVSAKERDNIKRRQREGIAIAKTQGKYKGGKSKRIDEQLFTENLVRYRNGEITKFQFAVNIGVSRPTLDKIIKEREEANND; from the coding sequence ATGAAGATTGGCTATGTCAGAGTATCAGCAGCAGACCAGAATGTGGCAAGGCAGATTAAAGCTATGCAGGAAGAAGGCGTGGAGAAAATATATATAGATAAGCAGTCAGGAAAAGACTTCAACCGTCCAGAGTACAAGAAAATGATTTCTAGCCTAAAACATGGAGATGTCCTTGTACTTCATTCAATAGACAGGCTTGGAAGAAACTACGAGGAAATTCTTGAACAATGGAGGATTATCACAAAAGAGATCAAGGCAGATGTAATTGTTCAAGATATGCCGCTCCTTAATACAACAATTTCAAGAGATTTGGACGGAACCTTTATAGCAGATTTGGTACTCCAGATATTATCTTATGTTTCTGCAAAAGAGCGTGACAACATAAAACGTAGACAGCGTGAGGGTATCGCCATTGCGAAAACACAGGGGAAATACAAAGGGGGAAAATCGAAAAGGATTGACGAGCAATTATTTACTGAAAATCTTGTAAGATACAGAAATGGAGAAATTACAAAGTTTCAATTTGCAGTAAATATTGGTGTATCAAGACCGACACTTGACAAAATTATTAAAGAACGGGAGGAAGCGAATAATGATTGA
- a CDS encoding DUF4160 domain-containing protein, with amino-acid sequence MPEISRFYGIVIKMFFKPKEHEPSHIHALYGEYVGIFDLQSMEMTEGDLPKKAQELIKEWLYKNQEELLKMWETQKLRKLPPL; translated from the coding sequence ATGCCAGAAATAAGCAGATTTTACGGAATAGTAATAAAGATGTTCTTCAAGCCAAAAGAACATGAACCAAGTCATATACATGCTTTATATGGCGAGTATGTCGGAATTTTTGACTTGCAGAGCATGGAAATGACAGAGGGAGACTTACCAAAGAAAGCGCAGGAGCTTATAAAGGAATGGCTTTATAAGAATCAAGAAGAACTTTTAAAAATGTGGGAAACTCAAAAATTAAGGAAACTGCCGCCGTTATAA